The following DNA comes from candidate division WOR-3 bacterium.
ACCTAAAATTCCTATTCCTTCCAATGCTTCTAATCTTTTTGTTAAATATGGTTATGGATTCCGCGTCTGGCAAACTGGTGAAACATTTGAATTCTATGCAAGATTTTTCTCAGGTGGAACCTGGAGTCCATGGTATATTTTTAAAACATACACCTCAAGTGTGAGTGGAGAAGAAACTTTTGACTTTTCAACTTATTTACCAAAAGACTCAATTCAGCTAAGATGGAGATATCATGATGAAAGCTCTTCAAGTCACTGGGGATGGGCATGTGCTATTGATAATGTGGTAGTTTATTACAATTATACTTATCAGAATAATGAAGGATATGTTTTAACTTTTCCTATCAATTTTAATGATTTTCAGAATACTTATCCAAAGAATAACTGGGGTTATGCAATTTGGGAAAAATCCAGTCCACAGGATTCTATAGGAATACAGATAGAATACTTTAACGGAACAACATGGCAAGTGATTCCAGATGCTGATTTACCGGGTAATTCTTCAGGATTTTTTACAAATGCTAAAATAGGAGCTTTATCTCTTGAAGCCCTTAATACAAATGTTTATAATTCATTAAGAGTAAAAGTTTTACTTTACAGGAAATCAATATTTACAAAAGCTCCAAATGAACCTGCCCTTTTATCTTTAGAAATTGGTGCTCCAGCAACAGAAGTAAAAGAAAAGGAAATATCCATTACTCCCTATTTCAAATTCTCGCCCCTTATTTTCAGGGAAAAAATAAACTTTAGCTTCATTCTTGAACCCTATAAAAATGCTGAATTAGAAATTTATAACTCTACAGGGAGACTAATAAAAAAGGAAATTTTCAAAGGAGGAAACACTCAAAGAACTATAAATTATACCTGGGATGCAAAATCTAAAAACGGGAAAAAACTTGGAACTGGAATATACTTTATTAAATTTACAAACGGAAATTACAGAAGAACTTTAAAAGCTATACTTGTAAGATAAAAACCTAAAGTTTTTGAACTTTTAAGTAAAAAGGGTCCGAACCCCATTTAAAAATTATTAACCTTTTATATGTATAATTTTATAATTTCTCTTTTAATCTTTTCTTCAAACCTAACAGTCTTACAAATTTTTGTTCCAGGGGAAAATCTTGTTCCTTTTTTTCTTCAAAATGGATTGCAAGAAATAAAAAGATATGATAGAAACAAAGGACTACTTGAAGGAGTTTGCGATAAAAAAATTATAGATTTTCTTGAAAAAAATGGAATTGATTATATAACAATGATTCCTGACCTTGAAGAAGATTTTAAAAATAAAATGCAGAATAAAATAGATTTTGGTCCATACTATACTTATTCAGAAGCTGTTAATGCTCTTAATACAATACACAATAATTTTCCAAATCTTACAACTTCTCCTTTAAATATTGGAACAACATGGGAAAATAGAATAATTTACGCAATGAAAATTTCTGATAATCCAACAGAGAATGAAAATGAACCTGCTGTTTTATTAACAGGAGTTCACCATGCAAGAGAACCCATAGGATGCTCAATTGTCCTTGAATTTGCAAAGTATCTTCTTAATAACTATGGAGTTGACCCTGATATAACATGGCTTATTGATAATAGAGAGCTATGGATTGTTCCTGTAGTTAATCCTGATGGTTATGTTTATAATGAAACATCCAATGGGTCTTGGAGAAAAAATAGAAGAAATAATGGCGGAGGTATATACGGAGTTGATTTAAACAGAAATTATGGTTATATGTGGGGATACGATAATAACGGTTCTTCACCTTATCCATCTGATGAAACTTATAGGGGACCATCTCCTTTTTCAGAACCGGAAACCCAGGCAATGAGAGGATTATGTAATTCAATAAAGCCTGTTATAGCATTAAATTATCACTCCTGGTCAAATTACTTACTTTTCCCATGGGGTTATGATAACTATTATACACCAGATGATGCACTATTCAGAGCAATGAGTATTGAAATGACAAAAAGAAGTGGTTATGAATATGGAACACCTTGGGAACTTCTTTATACAGCAAATGGAGATTCTGACGACTGGATGTATGGAGAACAAAATGAAAAACCAAAAATTTTAGCCTTTACTCCTGAGGTAGGTGAAGCTTTCTGGCAACCTGATACAAATATAATAAAGGAACAGATAGATGAAAATTTGCCAATGAATATGTTTGTTCTTAAAGCTGCTGGACACTTTATTACAATAGATTCTCTTAAATTTGTTGACCAGAATGGGGAGAGAATTATTAATAGAAAAGATACAATCAATTTAACTTTCTGGTTAAGAAATTGGGGAATAAATGGAAATCTAACAAATGTAACTGGGCTTTTAAAATCAACAGGAACATGTGCAAAAGTAATTGACTCATTAATAAACTTTCCAGATATACCAGCATTTCCCGGAAATTCTGTATCAAACTCTATTCCATTTAAATTAGTGGTTCATGATTCTTTTCCTGACTCTTCTGCTATACCCCTGAATTTAACCATACAAGGAAATCCAGGATTTTCAAGAGTTTACAATTTTTACATAAGTAACCCCCGAACACCTATAATCCTTTTTTATGATGGTTATGAAACAGGACTCTCTAACTGGATTCAAGGAGGAACTCCTCAAACATGGCAAAGAACAACAAATAACCCCCATTCAGGTTATTACTCACTTACGGATAGTCCAGGAAACTATGGAGATAACATAAATACCTGGATAAGGACTGCTTCACCAATTAATCTAAATGTTAATACTGATTCAATTAAACTTATATTCTGGACAAGATATTCTATTGAATCAGGTTGGGATTATGCATATACTGAAGTTTCAACAAATGGTTCTACATGGAATTCACTAATTTCTTTTACAGGTTCACAAACAAATTGGAAAAAAATAGTTCTTGACTTAACACCTTATAAAGGAAATCAAATTTATATAAGGTTCAGATTGTGGAGTGATAATTATATTAATTATGACGGAATATACATTGATGATGTTTCTGTTGTTTTTAAAAAGGGACCATATTTTGCTGACTGTCCTCAAATAAGTGTTTATGAAAAAGGCTCTGATATTTTAAGGGAAAGTGTATATCCTGAAGTAAAGACAATAAAGTTTTTCTCAATGAAGGCAAAAATTTCAGGCGAATATAAAATAAAAATCTTTGATGTAAATGGAAGAAAAATTAAAGAAGATTTTGTATATCTGAAAAAAGGTGAGGAATACAGATTCAAACCTTCTGTAAAAGGAGCTTACTTCTTTAAAATAGAAACAAAACTATTTAATAATAGGGGGAAATTTATAGCAGATTAATCATAAGGAACTTTACGGTAATAAATAGTTTCAAAATTTTTATTTTTTAAGTTGTAGATGAATTCGATTCTCACACCTGAATAAAAAGGGTCTTTTAATCTTAAAAAATAAATAATTATAATTTTATTTTTATCCTCACTAATTCCAGAGAATAAATAATTAAACTTATGATAAAGTGAATCTTCAAGAGAAAGAAGATTTAGGATTTTTTTAAATATATAGGAATTTTGCTCAATTTTGTGTTTTGCTTCTTTTATTATTTCTTCATCATCAACTTTTTTAAAATTTGATTTGAAAGAACCTTCTTTTAATAAAACATTATTAAAATAAGATAATTTATAACAAGAAGAAAGAAAAAGAAAATAAATTAAAAATCTTTTCATAAATAGATTATAATTAACCTATATGATGTTAAACAAAATCTACGATGTAATTGTAATAGGAGGAGGACCTTCAGGTTCCTTTTCCTCCCTCAAACTCTCTGAGAAGGGAATAAAAACCCTTTTAATTGAAAAGAAAAAAATAATAGGAGAACCGATTCAATGCGGAGAAGGAATTTCTAAATTTGCCTTTGATGAAAATAAAATAAAAAAAGAAGATTTCTTTATAGATAGAAAAATAAAAGGTTCCAAAACCTTTACCCCAAGTGGGTATTACCTGATTTTCCCCATTGAAGGCTACCTTATAAAAAGAAATAAATTCGACCTCTACCTTGCTCAATTATCCAAAGAAAAAGGAACTGAAGTTAAAATAGATGAAAAAGTATTGTCTATCAATAAAATACAAAATTATTTTAAAGTAATTTCTAATAAAAGTGAATATTATTCAAGGTATATAATTTTGGCAACTGGTTATTATGAGGATATTAAGGGAATTAGTTATCCTCCAATTAAGAAAATAGTTGCTATAGAATACAGGTTTAAAAAGAATAGTTTTGATGATGAGTATCTTTATTTTTATTTTGGAGATGATTTCAAACCATTCTATGGTTGGGTTTTTTTTCATAATGAAGAAACAGGAATAGGGACTGGTTTTTATGGAAAAAATAATAATTTAAAAGGGATTCAAAAACTTATTGAAAAATTTGGATTTAAAAACAGAGAAAAAGTAAAAAAAATAGCAGGCAAAATTCCTTTTTCAAAACCTTTATTTCCTAAGGATTATAAAGGTATATTGAGGGTCGGAGATGCAATAGGAGCAGTCCATCCATATACTGCAGGTGGTATTCACGGAGCTCTCACTACAGGAAGAATAGCTGCTGAAACATTAATAGATTATTTTGAAAAAGAGGGAATTAATGAGATTTATTATAAAAAATTAAAAGAATTACCACTATTCAGGGATTCACTGTGGAATAAACAAAATAAATTATTTTCAAAAAACTCAAAGGAATGGGATGAAATAGGTAAATTAATGCATAAAAGAATTTATTCAAAAACTCCCTGGATTAGAGCAATTTTCTATTTATTTTTTAATCCTTTTTCTACATTTAACCTTTTATTTTTTTTAAATTTGCAAAAAGAGTTTAAGTTTTCAGAAAATTATTCCTATTAAAAAGGAGGTAAAAATGTTATATATTTTATTTTTTTATATTTTTAAAAGCACTTATTTTCCTGATTCTATTTATGAAAAAGGAAGAAATATAATTATAGAAAATATTAAGGGAACATATCTTGAGAATTACACTGATAGTTTTGAAATATTTTTTGAAAAAGAATCAAAAAGTGACAATGAGTTTTGGGTTGAAGGAATTATTTATATAAAAAGACAAGAGATTAAATTATCAAGAAACATCTCTGGATATTCAAATAATGGAATAAATGAAGCACTTAAAGATTTCTGTGAAAATGTTATAATTTACTTGGGATCAATTTTTTACAAACCTCCTGAGGTGGAGGAAGTTAAGGGTAATAAAGTGATATTAAAAAATGGATTTTTAAAAGGAATAAAAAAAGATGATACATTTGTTTATGGAGACCTTTTATCTCCAGCCGGATATATAAAAATAGAAAAGGTTTATGAAGATATATCTTTAGGGAAGATTTTGATTAAAGAAAGAACTCCTATAAAAGGTGAAAAGTTAAGGAAAATAAAGGGAGTATCTTTTTTATATAATTTATCTTTATCCTTATACCTTTCAACTTTAAAAACAGTAAAGGGGGACTTTGGAATGGAAGAAAATATAAAAGATGGTCTTTTATTACTTTCAGGTTTAGGATTCAGATTTAAAATACATGCTCCTTTTTCGTCTTTTTATTTCAATCCTGGTTTATTTTTCTCTACATCAAAAAATCTTGATGCTCAAAAACTTTCACTTGAAGAAAATTACCTTTTAAACAATTTCTTAAGAACAGGCATTTCCTTTGATATATTACTTGTATGGCAAAGAGAAAGATACGGAAAAGAGGTTAGAGCAATAGATTACCTTTTATCTCCCTTTTTAAAAGTTGAAAAGGACCTAAATAACATAAATTTATCAATAAAAACAGAATATTCTCTTGGAAGGATTTTAAGAAACTTTTCATTTGAAAAAATTGGAGGAGATACAATTGTTCCCAACAAGGACCTCATTTACAAAGCAATTGACCCGAAAAGTTTTAATATTGAATTTCTCATTGGATTTAATTTAAAAAAACCATAAGGAGGAAATATGCTAAAAGAAGGACTAAACAAAATACTCTGGGCTCAAAAAAATATGCCTGTTCTTTTATCAATAAGAGAAAGATTTAAAAAAGATAAAATACTTAAAGATATTAAAATTTCTGCTTGTCTCCATGTAACTTCTGAAACAGCAAATCTGGTTATTACCTTAAAGGAAGCAGGGGCAGAGGTTGCCTTATGTGCTTCAAATCCTCTTTCAACCAAAGATGATGTTGCTTATGCCTTAAGAGAAGAATACGGAATTAAAGTTTTTGCAAAATATGGAGCCACAAAAGAAGAATATTATGAGCATATTGAAAAAGCATTATCAATTGAGCCTGATATAACTCTTGATGATGGTGCAGATTTAACTTCTTTTTTGCATCAAAATTTTGAAAAATTTGGTAAAAATATAAAGGGTGGAACAGAAGAAACTACTACCGGGGTCATAAGACTAAAAAGTATGGAAAAAAATAATGTGCTTAAATACCCAATAATAGCAGTAAATGATTCAAGAACTAAATATTTATTTGATAATAGATACGGAACAGGTCAGAGCACAATAGATGGAATTTTAAGAGCTACCAATATTTTGCTTGCTGGCAAAAATTTTGTTGTTTGCGGATACGGATGGTGTGGAAGGGGTGTTGCAATGAGAGCAAGGGGAATGGGAGCTAAAGTTATTGTTACAGAAGTTGATCCAATAAAAGCCCTTGAAGCAAAAATGGATGGTTTTGATGTAATGAAAATAGAGAAAGCAAGTTTAATAGGTGATATATTTGTTACTGTAACTGGAAATAAAAATGTTATTGATATCCCTCATATAAAGAATATGAAAAATGGAGTAATTTTAGCAAATTCAGGGCATTTTAATGTGGAGATCAATGTTGAAGGTCTTAAAAAAATTGCCAAAAAAATTGAAAAGATCAGAGAAAATGTGGAAAAATACACCCTTGAAGATGGAAAGGAAATTTTCTTATTGAGTGAAGGGCGCCTTGTCAATCTTGCAGCAGCAGAAGGTCATCCACCTGATGTTATGGATATGAGTTTTTCCAACCAAGCTCTTGCCTGTGAATATATAGTAAAAAACTACAAAAAAATTGAGAAAAAAGTTTATACTCTGCCTCTTGAAATTGATAGAGAAATAGCAAGATTAAAATTAGAAAGCATGGGGGTAGAAATAGATGAATTAACAGAGGAACAAAAAAAATACCTTGAATCCTGGGAAGAAGGAACTTAATATTTAAAAAGGGGTTCAAATCCCCTTAAGATCTAAGGAGAGTATCATGGAAAATAAAAGAATGTTGCTTTTAGAGCCTATAGTTACAGAAAATGCTCTAAAAGTTCTTGAAAAAAGATATCTTTTGAGAAATGAAAAGGGAGAAATAATTGAAACTCCAAAAGAAATGTATGAAAGAGTTGCAAAAGCAGTAGCTGAGGTTGATAAGGAATACCCTGTTTTTAAAGAAAAGGTATCTGAAACCGAAGAAAAATTTTATTATATTATGTCTCAAGGATATTTTTTACCAAACTCCCCTACCCTTATGAATGCAGGAACAAAAATGGGGCAACTTTCAGCCTGTTTTGTTTTGCCAGTTAATGACTCAATGGAAGGAATTTTTGAAACTTTAAAACATGCTGCAATAATACATAAAACAGGAGGAGGAACAGGTTTTTCTTTTTCAAGATTAAGACCTAAAGGAGATGTTGTAAGAACAACAGGTCAAATTGCATCAGGTCCCGTTTCCTTTATGAAAGTTTTTGATGCAGCTACCGAAGCTGTAAAACAGGGTGGAAGAAGAAGAGGAGCCAATATGGGAATTTTAAGAGTAGACCATCCTGATATTGAGGAATTTATAACCTGTAAGGATGATGTAACAAAAATAACCAACTTTAACATTTCCGTTGCTGTGACTGACGGGTTTATGGAAGCGCTTAAAAGAGGAGAGCAAGAATTTCCTTTAATAAATCCAAGAAATGGTGAAGTAATGAAAAAGGTGAATCCAAGAGAGTTATGGAAAAAACTTGTATATCAGGCATGGAAAAATGGGGAACCTGGTGTAATATTTATTGATAGAATTAACAAAACTCACACTTTAAAAGGAATGGGAGAAATTGAAGCTACAAACCCCTGTGGCGAAAAACCTCTATTGCCTTATGAATCCTGTAATCTTGGTTCTATTAATGTGGTTAAATTTTTTAAAGGAATACCATGGTATCTTGAACATAGAAGAACAGCAAAATGGGAAGAAGTAAGGGATAGAATTGATTGGGAGAAATTTAGAGAGATAATCTATCTTTCAGTTCATTTTCTTGATAATGTTATTGATGCAAATGTGTACCCTCTACCTGAAATTGAAAGGATAACAAAATTAACAAGGAAAATAGGACTCGGTGTTATGGGATTTGCTGACCTTCTTTACCTATTGGGTATCCCTTATTCTTCAGAAGATGCTTTAAAAGCTGGAGAGGAAATAATGAAATTTATTCAGGAAAATGCTCACTATTATTCAAATGAAATTGGAAAAATTAAAGGGCCTTTTCCTACTATTGATAAAAGTATATTTAAAGGCTCAACAAGAAGAAATTCTGTGGTAACAACAATTGCACCTACAGGCACCATATCAATGATTGCTGATACTTCAGCTGGGATTGAACCTAACTTTTCTCTTGTTTATGTTAAAAATGTTATGGGTGGAGAAAGACTTTTATATATAAACAAATATTTCAGACAAGCTGCAGAAGAACTTGGGTTTTACTCAGAAGAACTTATGGAAGCACTTTCTAAAATGCCAACAATAAGGAAAATTGATGAAATTCCCGAACATATAAGAAAAATTTTTGAGGTTACATTTGATATAACACCTGAACAACATGTGAGAATTCAGGCAGCATTTCAAAAATATGTTGAAGACGCAGTTTCTAAAACCATAAACCTTCCAGAAGAAGCTGAGCCCCATGATGTAGAAAAAGCATACCTTTTAGCCTATGAACTTGGATGTAAGGGAATAACAGTTTATAGACATGGTTCAAGACCAGGACAGGTTTATGATACAGCTAAAAAAGAGGAAGAAAAAAGAATTAAAAAATTAAAACCAAGACCAAGACCAAAAGTTGTCTCAGGAAAAACATATAAAATTAAATCCGAACTTGGAACTGTTTATATTACAATAAATGAAGATGAACTTGGACCACATGAAGTCTTTATTCAACTGGGGAAAAGTGGAAGTTCTGCAAACGCTTTAACAGAAGCAATTGGAAGGCTAATATCACTTGCTTTAAGATCAGGAATTGACCCAATGGAAAT
Coding sequences within:
- a CDS encoding M14 family zinc carboxypeptidase, producing the protein MYNFIISLLIFSSNLTVLQIFVPGENLVPFFLQNGLQEIKRYDRNKGLLEGVCDKKIIDFLEKNGIDYITMIPDLEEDFKNKMQNKIDFGPYYTYSEAVNALNTIHNNFPNLTTSPLNIGTTWENRIIYAMKISDNPTENENEPAVLLTGVHHAREPIGCSIVLEFAKYLLNNYGVDPDITWLIDNRELWIVPVVNPDGYVYNETSNGSWRKNRRNNGGGIYGVDLNRNYGYMWGYDNNGSSPYPSDETYRGPSPFSEPETQAMRGLCNSIKPVIALNYHSWSNYLLFPWGYDNYYTPDDALFRAMSIEMTKRSGYEYGTPWELLYTANGDSDDWMYGEQNEKPKILAFTPEVGEAFWQPDTNIIKEQIDENLPMNMFVLKAAGHFITIDSLKFVDQNGERIINRKDTINLTFWLRNWGINGNLTNVTGLLKSTGTCAKVIDSLINFPDIPAFPGNSVSNSIPFKLVVHDSFPDSSAIPLNLTIQGNPGFSRVYNFYISNPRTPIILFYDGYETGLSNWIQGGTPQTWQRTTNNPHSGYYSLTDSPGNYGDNINTWIRTASPINLNVNTDSIKLIFWTRYSIESGWDYAYTEVSTNGSTWNSLISFTGSQTNWKKIVLDLTPYKGNQIYIRFRLWSDNYINYDGIYIDDVSVVFKKGPYFADCPQISVYEKGSDILRESVYPEVKTIKFFSMKAKISGEYKIKIFDVNGRKIKEDFVYLKKGEEYRFKPSVKGAYFFKIETKLFNNRGKFIAD
- the ahcY gene encoding adenosylhomocysteinase — translated: MLKEGLNKILWAQKNMPVLLSIRERFKKDKILKDIKISACLHVTSETANLVITLKEAGAEVALCASNPLSTKDDVAYALREEYGIKVFAKYGATKEEYYEHIEKALSIEPDITLDDGADLTSFLHQNFEKFGKNIKGGTEETTTGVIRLKSMEKNNVLKYPIIAVNDSRTKYLFDNRYGTGQSTIDGILRATNILLAGKNFVVCGYGWCGRGVAMRARGMGAKVIVTEVDPIKALEAKMDGFDVMKIEKASLIGDIFVTVTGNKNVIDIPHIKNMKNGVILANSGHFNVEINVEGLKKIAKKIEKIRENVEKYTLEDGKEIFLLSEGRLVNLAAAEGHPPDVMDMSFSNQALACEYIVKNYKKIEKKVYTLPLEIDREIARLKLESMGVEIDELTEEQKKYLESWEEGT
- a CDS encoding vitamin B12-dependent ribonucleotide reductase, with amino-acid sequence MENKRMLLLEPIVTENALKVLEKRYLLRNEKGEIIETPKEMYERVAKAVAEVDKEYPVFKEKVSETEEKFYYIMSQGYFLPNSPTLMNAGTKMGQLSACFVLPVNDSMEGIFETLKHAAIIHKTGGGTGFSFSRLRPKGDVVRTTGQIASGPVSFMKVFDAATEAVKQGGRRRGANMGILRVDHPDIEEFITCKDDVTKITNFNISVAVTDGFMEALKRGEQEFPLINPRNGEVMKKVNPRELWKKLVYQAWKNGEPGVIFIDRINKTHTLKGMGEIEATNPCGEKPLLPYESCNLGSINVVKFFKGIPWYLEHRRTAKWEEVRDRIDWEKFREIIYLSVHFLDNVIDANVYPLPEIERITKLTRKIGLGVMGFADLLYLLGIPYSSEDALKAGEEIMKFIQENAHYYSNEIGKIKGPFPTIDKSIFKGSTRRNSVVTTIAPTGTISMIADTSAGIEPNFSLVYVKNVMGGERLLYINKYFRQAAEELGFYSEELMEALSKMPTIRKIDEIPEHIRKIFEVTFDITPEQHVRIQAAFQKYVEDAVSKTINLPEEAEPHDVEKAYLLAYELGCKGITVYRHGSRPGQVYDTAKKEEEKRIKKLKPRPRPKVVSGKTYKIKSELGTVYITINEDELGPHEVFIQLGKSGSSANALTEAIGRLISLALRSGIDPMEIVDQLKGIRSMPTWDDGEIILSCPDGIGKVLEKHLKGEQLGIFPEEKKHKRIIQENHTSSGEICPECGGVMVFAEDCLTCPHCGFSKCS
- a CDS encoding NAD(P)/FAD-dependent oxidoreductase, whose amino-acid sequence is MMLNKIYDVIVIGGGPSGSFSSLKLSEKGIKTLLIEKKKIIGEPIQCGEGISKFAFDENKIKKEDFFIDRKIKGSKTFTPSGYYLIFPIEGYLIKRNKFDLYLAQLSKEKGTEVKIDEKVLSINKIQNYFKVISNKSEYYSRYIILATGYYEDIKGISYPPIKKIVAIEYRFKKNSFDDEYLYFYFGDDFKPFYGWVFFHNEETGIGTGFYGKNNNLKGIQKLIEKFGFKNREKVKKIAGKIPFSKPLFPKDYKGILRVGDAIGAVHPYTAGGIHGALTTGRIAAETLIDYFEKEGINEIYYKKLKELPLFRDSLWNKQNKLFSKNSKEWDEIGKLMHKRIYSKTPWIRAIFYLFFNPFSTFNLLFFLNLQKEFKFSENYSY